The DNA sequence TCCATGGAGGCCGTGTGCGGGGAGGCGGCTGGCCCCCAACAGTGCCGGGGAGGGCGGTCACAGGGTGACACGGCTGCCCCACCGTGCATTCCTAGCAGGGCCTCTGGGAACCCGGGGCTTGTGGCTGAGGTCACTCGGGGTATAGCCCAGAACCTCCCCGCAGACCCTAGGACTCTGTGGGCTGACCCGCGGGGTCCCCGCCCTCACGGTCCTGGGGCTCAGCTCAGCCCACGCACCTgaccctggggcagggagggggaggctggcCGCCTTCAGGGGCCACTCTTGTGGGCTTGACGGTGCTCCCAGGGCTTCACagatccctcctcctcctcccaccacaTTGTATGCAACTGCCAGGAGCATTAACGCCAGGGACGCCCCCAGCGTAAATGAGTCAGAACTAGCAGGCTCCGCACATGGGCCTCCCGTCAGGTGGCCACGGTCTGTCCCAAGGGAGGGCCTCGTGGAACCCCCTGGGGACACAGTGTTGGcccaccttcctcttctccctgtgcTGAGCCCCTCTCAGCCCCAGGGCACCCGAGTTGCACTCTGCTTTcatggggaaggtggggggggggtcccacccTGGCCGTGGCCACCGGGCAGTGCGGGCGGGACACGCACCCAGGCCTCTCGGCCCTCTGCTCTCGGGCCACCAGGGCATAGGGTGAGCAAGCCAGGCTGGAaaagggtgaggggtggggtggagactcAGGAGGGCGCAGTGGGCCAGAGCCCAGGCGAACTCGGTCCAACATTTGCTGCAGTGGGCACCCACTTGCCTGTCCTCTGCCCCTGTCACTCATGTGATCACCCCTCCCACGGGGAACGAGTCCCACTAAGAGATGGAGAAACGGGAGCAGACACGGGGGTGTGACTGCTTCACTCAGCGACTCcatcccacccctaccccagcccTATTCCTCCAATAAGATCAGAAATTCTGGGCCACCGAGGGGCCCCCCCAGACGGTCACGGGGGCTCAGGTAGGGGAGGCCCACAGCCacactgccccaccccacccctcccccacctgtcccCTAGCTTCCccagcccatcacccacccagcccccacccctcctccacccagcccccaacctcccccacacccactgagcccccaagcctcccccacccagcccccacccagcccccacccagcccccgccccccccactcagccccccctccaccacccagcccccactcagcccccacccctccccggcccagcccccacccagcccccaccctgcccccacccagcccccactcaccccacccctcccccacccaaaccccacccagcccccaacctcccccacccctactcagcccccacccctcacccatcCAGCCCCcactcagcccccacccctcccccgcccagcccccacccagcccccaccccgcccccacccctcccccgcccagcccccactcaccccacccctcccccacccctcccccacccagcccccaacctcccccacccccccagcccctcccacaccctcccccacccatcccccagcctagCTCCCCAGGTCTTGGTGGCTCTGCAGTGCACATGCGTGGCATTCAGACCCGGTGCCTGCCGAGGAGGTGGTGGGAACACGGCGTTCCCTTGGTGCCTGGCCAGGCGGGCCAGGCGCCCTCCCTCCTCCACGCAGGCCCTTTCGCAGAGGCAGCGAAGTTCCCGGACACCACCCATCCCCAGACACACGCTGTGCACGGCCCGGCCCCTGGGCCTACAAGCAAAGCAGGTGGGCCCCGCCCGCTGTGGGCTGTGGGCGGGGTGTCAGGACCCCCACAGTGCTTATACCTGGCCACTGCTGACacccccagaccccacccccgCCGGCTCTGGGCCCGACTGCCTGGGGCCGGGTCGCCCCTCCTCCTCTGTGTCCGTCCACCCCAGGCTCAGTGCttgtctgccccttctccacctccATCCAAGCTTGTCTTGGAGACACCTGCAGCTTTGAGCACCCGTGTGCGGCCGCCCTCGGAGGGTGCCCACAGCGTCCTGTGATTCCTCCTGACACGGGGCCCCACAGGGAGCCGGAGCAGGGCGTCCTCCCTGGGCAGTCGTGCAGCCCCGCACTCGGGGACTCTTCCTTCTGCTCCTGCCTCCTCTGCACTGCCCCTGGGGCTTGTTCCTTCCCCCGTCCGGCTCCCGCCGGACACATGGCCTCTCCAGagctcctcctccaagaagccttcccagtCTGCTCCTCCAGCATCATCTGGTCGAGGTGGACCTGGGGTGTCCCTCCAGGGACTGAGGGACAGGGCTCCCTAACCAAGGCTCACCCGCTCTCACTCACCAGGCCCCCCGGCAGACACACCTCTGAGCTGGCACAGGCCGAGATCTGCACCCCATCCAAGAGCAGACACCCTCCGGGACCACCGAGAGGGGTCCCCACTATTGTGCTGTCATCAGCCCTGAGGCAGCATTGTCTAACCTCCCGGGAGCACTCACATCagccaggggtggagggaggacgTGGGGACACAGCCAGGGGCCGAGGGAACCTCCTTTCTCTCGTGCTATGGGAGAACCCCACCTCCTACGGCCTCCCAGGGAAGTGGGTCCACTGCCCCCCATCACCCATGTGTCCCCCACCATGGCGAGAGGGCCAGCCGAGTCACCCCAGGCCACCCAGGAAGGGGTCTGACCAGAGCTGGCACCCTGGCTTCCCTGCCCCCGAGGCCAGGAGCCCCACTGGTGCCCACcgtcccccccccaacacacaccgaGGCCGCCCACAAACACCTCGGTGCTGCCCAGCCGCGCCTCTCCGGGAGCCCCCTGTGCGGCGGAGAGGGTCTCGCGTCCCAGCTGGTGCCCGTGAGTGACGCCAGAACAGTAATTCCTAATTAAATAGAAGAGAAAACCGGGGACCGAGGAGCGATGACCCAAATCGTTGGATCGTTGGATCTCGAGGAACGAATATGCTGTCGGCGCCGATCGCACCGCGGACACATGGCCATAAAGCGGCGACAGAAGGGAGCCTGGCAGTGAATACGGAAATCCTCTTTTCGGGGACCGTGTGCTCATAAAGGGGCCGCTTCGCGGAGAGCCCGCAGAGGGGCAatggcagcccggagcctgatttATCCGCGCAAACGCTTTGTAGTACTTGAgattaatacaaatatttaataaagaatcAGGGTGGTTTATCTGTAATGCAAAGAGAATCACATTGcctatatttttattactgaaaaattGGAAGCGGGGAGAAATAATGATGGAAACCACtgtataaatgacaaaaatacccATTCTGGTTACGTGCACGGCTCTACAATCTCCCTCTACCCTATAAACATAATCTATTCGCGCGGCTCTTTCGGCGGATTCCAGAGCCCGCTCTGCGTTGTGGAGTTTAATATCACCCTGTTCTCCACGGCACAGGGAAgtgattaaataagaaataaatttggcTGTCACTGCATTTAAAATCAAATCAAGGATCATTTGTTACCCAAAATGAACCAGTTCTCCTTCCCTGCCCGTAAGCAGGCCGCTGTTTGCCGAACCATTTAGAAATGTATATACAGTAAATTCGGCACATAATGGCTTGTACTATAATATGATCTTTATGGGCTCCAGCACCAAGCTGCCGGAAGGACCGTAAACAGCACAtggcttttttaatttaaagttataGGTATGAGACTTCGCAGACCCGTCTCAGATGCATCTGAATCTCGTTGGCGGAGGCCCGCGCACAACGTGGGGCCGCCGCCCCagatcccctcc is a window from the Felis catus isolate Fca126 chromosome D4, F.catus_Fca126_mat1.0, whole genome shotgun sequence genome containing:
- the LOC123381701 gene encoding uncharacterized protein LOC123381701; the protein is MILDLILNAVTAKFISYLITSLCRGEQGDIKLHNAERALESAERAARIDYVYRVEGDCRAVHVTRMGIFVIYTVVSIIISPRFQFFSNKNIGNVILFALQINHPDSLLNICINLKYYKAFARINQAPGCHCPSAGSPRSGPFMSTRSPKRGFPYSLPGSLLSPLYGHVSAVRSAPTAYSFLEIQRSNDLGHRSSVPGFLFYLIRNYCSGVTHGHQLGRETLSAAQGAPGEARLGSTEVFVGGLGVCWGGDGGHQWGSWPRGQGSQGASSGQTPSWVAWGDSAGPLAMVGDTWVMGGSGPTSLGGRRRWGSPIAREKGGSLGPWLCPHVLPPPLADVSAPGRLDNAASGLMTAQ